One Paenibacillus sp. SYP-B4298 genomic window, GGATAATCATGTACTTCTCGCCTGGATTTAACGATACTTTGCCGCTTTGATAACAAGCATTGCCGTTCTTGTCTGTGAAGTATTCCGGTGTACATATCTGTTCCCAGAAGTTAGCTTGCTTCGTCAAGAGCGGAAGCAGGATATCTTTCTCTAATTCCAGATATCCCCTTCGCAATAGATTGGCAAATTCCTCATCAGAAAGTCCACCGTCATGAACGCTGAGCAGCGGCTGCAATTCATGTATTCTCAGTGAATCAACAATCGGTATTTGCATATTGCCATAGCATTGCCAGTATTCGTAGATAGGCAGCAGGCACCAGCTTGCCCCCGCATTCCAATATTGGAACGGATAATCGTTGTCGTATTCCACATGCATGCCGCGATCTCCGTCAGAGTTAACGGATACCTGGAGCGCATCATGCATGCCGTAAGCCATTCGAGCATTATAAGCAAAGTCCGGCGCATTTCGAAGGAAAAATGCAATATATCCGAGCTGTGCCTTCGTCAGATGCCCGGTATTCATAGCCGCAACCTGCAAATTCACATTGGCATCAAGGGTGTAGATGCCGCGCCAGCCCGGATTCCACTCTCCCGTCCACATACCATACAAGCGAGGCGCGCTTGAGCCTCCGCAGCAAATCATTGCATACCGACCCTGATTATAAACCTGTTCCATGAAGGCATGATTGATTCTTGTTGTCATCGCTTGCTGTTTGTGAATAAGCGTCAGGTTATCCGCGTACTTATCCGTATCATCGCCGGCCAACGAAAACTGAACGTTGTTGAATTCAGCAGCATGCTGCTCGACATGGGGGACAAGGGCAGCTTCATAATCAAAACAGGCTTGCGTATCGCTATATTTCCTCGCGACAGCGTTAGTATTCCTGAACAACTGCTCTACGAGAGGGTATTCCGGTTGCCCGGCAAAATCCTCAATACTGCCCATTTCAAATGTTCGGTTGGATTGCGTAATGAAATAAACGGCATCAGCATTAATAATTTGAATTGCCGGATTCTGCTCGCTACCAACGTTTATCGATTCATTCGTTTCGGCTAGCAGCACTCTTTTTTTTGTGCCGTTCACCACTATCACCTGCGTCAGCCCCGCGTATCCGGCGTTACGAAGCTCGCTGCCCTCATAAGACGGGTAATGCGCTACTTGAGCGATGTATTCCGCTTTCTGATCTACCAGCTTCTTATATTGCAGTTCTGTAAGCTCAATGGAACCGTTGTGTGCCCTGCTCATGCACAATATATCGTCGATGGAAATCGTCATATTGATTTTAGAGCCAATGGAAGATTGTTCAATTTTCGTAATCGAAACATTGTCTGCTCTGGAAGTGAAGGAGGTTCTCACCCATTCGCCAAACTCATCCACGTAATGTACGCCCGTCTCTGCAGTCTCATAATTTGTCCATCGCTTATAACTGGCAACGCTGCCTCTGCTTGTCACATTTAATCGAAGCTGATGACCGGGATGGTAGCAGTAGTAGAATGTTCTGACTCGTGTTGAGCCACTCCCGTCCGTTATCTTCCATTGATCATTCTGATTAAAGACATTCCATCTCGCATCGACTAGCTGCTCCGTTAACTCATATGGAATGAATCTGGGGGCTTTGGAAGGATAGTTAAACAACATATACTGAAAGATAAAGCTGTCGGAATAAGGCGACCCTGATGTAACATAACCATTTTCACCGTTACCGCTTACCATGCCGTCACGCCAAGCGTAACCCGGATTGGATATCGGCACCTCCGTATAACTGTTAGCATAGTTTCCT contains:
- a CDS encoding glycosyl hydrolase family 95 catalytic domain-containing protein gives rise to the protein MTTSTDRLFEKGNYANSYTEVPISNPGYAWRDGMVSGNGENGYVTSGSPYSDSFIFQYMLFNYPSKAPRFIPYELTEQLVDARWNVFNQNDQWKITDGSGSTRVRTFYYCYHPGHQLRLNVTSRGSVASYKRWTNYETAETGVHYVDEFGEWVRTSFTSRADNVSITKIEQSSIGSKINMTISIDDILCMSRAHNGSIELTELQYKKLVDQKAEYIAQVAHYPSYEGSELRNAGYAGLTQVIVVNGTKKRVLLAETNESINVGSEQNPAIQIINADAVYFITQSNRTFEMGSIEDFAGQPEYPLVEQLFRNTNAVARKYSDTQACFDYEAALVPHVEQHAAEFNNVQFSLAGDDTDKYADNLTLIHKQQAMTTRINHAFMEQVYNQGRYAMICCGGSSAPRLYGMWTGEWNPGWRGIYTLDANVNLQVAAMNTGHLTKAQLGYIAFFLRNAPDFAYNARMAYGMHDALQVSVNSDGDRGMHVEYDNDYPFQYWNAGASWCLLPIYEYWQCYGNMQIPIVDSLRIHELQPLLSVHDGGLSDEEFANLLRRGYLELEKDILLPLLTKQANFWEQICTPEYFTDKNGNACYQSGKVSLNPGEKYMIIPTYSPENNPIGYNSTITANATMDISAARDGLLMVISMENAIKREGYEAAVMKWRTLLNLLPEYKYDEDGALREWAMNEYKENNNHRHLSHLYAAWPAYETQSNQSLASAAKIALMNRDKYNTKDATAGHGWMHKALVSARLKQGEGVLSSLLPMMKEFGYYPSLMTDHDTNRRNHCYCTDTSFGVVGAVNEALLFSNRGVIEILPALPPDWQSGSICGLMARTQVEVRRLSWDLSSGTAQVLLSSGINGNTIELSAGIPWEKAIVVVDGNERELLSNNTGGHIQLKLDMDRDASISFMFIV